Proteins encoded within one genomic window of Macrobrachium nipponense isolate FS-2020 chromosome 8, ASM1510439v2, whole genome shotgun sequence:
- the LOC135222764 gene encoding gastrula zinc finger protein XlCGF57.1-like, with translation MEAEKSSSLLLLKEKENLEEGLTEITGEGSSFADPFLEVKAEPEFFDGEELDVNCLSQSIKYEEEDSSPSCDDGSGKKKICMAEENRHLGRKIIAGKQISCAECQRTFPKMSQLKSHMRTHTGEKPHTCSICQRSFSHLSHLKCHMRTHTGEKPYICSICQRSFSQSTYLKSHMRTHTGGKPYTCSICQKSFSLQCNLQRHMRIHTGEKPFTCPVCQKSFYQSGDLKTHMRTHTREKPYTCSICQSSFSVQSSLQSHMRTHTGEKPFTCSVCQRSFSRPAHLKIHTRTHTGEKPFTCPICQKSFYQSGDLQRHTRTHTGEKPYTCSICQKSFSHHSHLKRHKNLH, from the coding sequence ATGGAAGCTGAAAAATCGTCCTCATTGTTGTTGCTCAAAGAAAAGGAGAATTTGGAGGAGGGTCTAACTGAAATCACAGGGGAAGGCTCTTCGTTTGCAGACCCCTTcttagaagtcaaggcagaaccAGAATTTTTTGACGGTGAGGAATTGGATGTGAACTGTTTATCCCAATCTATAAAGTATGAAGAGGAGGACAGCTCTCCAAGCTGTGATGATGGAAGTGGAAAGAAGAAGATATGTATGGCAGAAGAAAATAGACATTTGGGTAGAAAAATCATAGCAGGGAAGCAAATAAGTTGTGCTGAATGCCAAAGGACATTTCCAAAGATGTCCCAATTGAAAtcccacatgagaactcatacaggagagaaaccacatacttgctctatatgtcaaagaagtttttctcatttATCTCATCTCAAGTGTcatatgagaactcatacaggagagaaaccatatatttgttctatatgtcaaagaagctTTTCTCAATCAACATATCTCAAAtctcacatgagaactcatacaggagggaaaccatatacttgctctatatgtcaaaaaagtttttctcttcAATGTAATCTCCAAAGACACATGAGAAttcatacgggagagaaaccattcacttgccctgtatgtcaaaaaagtttttatcaATCAGGTGAtctcaaaacacacatgagaactcatacaagAGAGAAACCATacacttgctctatatgtcaaagtaGTTTTTCTGTTCAAAGTAGTCTCCAAagtcacatgagaactcatacaggagagaaaccattcacttgctctgtatgtcaaagaagtttttctcgcCCAGCTCATCTCAAAATACACAcaagaactcatacaggagagaaaccattcacttgccctatatgtcaaaaaagtttttatcaATCAGGTGATCTCCAAAGACACacgagaactcatacaggagagaaaccatacacttgctctatatgtcaaaaaagtttttctcatcATAGTCATctcaaaagacacaagaatttacactag